TGAAATAAAAACTTTGAAAAGGGTTTCAGAAATTATTGAAGAGTTCACGAATACTCCATATTCAATACTTTCGGGTCCATCTCACGCTGAAGAAGTAGCAAATAAAATACCAACGGCAGTTACGGTTTCAGGAAGTAATGCAAAACTTTTTCAGTCTTTAATTAGTAATGATTATTTTAGAGTTTATACCTCAGAAGATATAGTTGGAGTTGAAATAGCAGGCGCACTTAAAAATGTAATGGCTATTGCTGCTGGAATATTAGACGGTCTAGGTGGATGGGATAATTCCAAAGCTGCTTTAATGACAAGAGCACTTCATGAAATGATTAAATTTGGAAAAATATTTGGAGCAGATGAAAAAACGTTTTTTGGACTCCCAGGTGTTGGTGACTTAATGGTAACATGTAATAGTAGACACAGTAGAAATAGAATGTTTGGAGAATTAATAGCAAAAGGGACTACTTTAAACGAACTAATAAAAAATAACAAAATGATTGCAGAAGGAATTTACACAGTAAAAGCTGTTGTTGAAATTGCAAAGAAAAAAAACATTGAGATGCCAATTGCAAACGAAGTTTACGAAATATTATATAATAACAAAAATCCTAAATCTTCTATGGTTGAACTTATGAGGAGGCCTTTAAAAAAAGAATGGCTCATATAATTAATATAATGATTGGTTTTTTATTTTTATCAACTTTCTTTGGTCTAGAAAACTATCATATTTCAATTATTATATCCATCTTTATTTATATAATTATTAACCCAGGAAAATTTAATTTTCTAAAAGTTTTTTATAAACTTGTCATTAATATTCCAAAATCTATATATGAAACATTAATACTTCCTATCTTAAAAAAGGAAGTAATTGAGTCAGAAAAGTACACTGATGACTTTCAAATGTTAATTAAAATTTTAACAATTACCCTTACTCCTAAAACAATTGTTTTTGATCATGATAACAACTTCTTATATATTCATAAACTTGATAGGTGAGAATGTGATTTATATAATACTTGCTTCTATTATTTTTTCAATTATTTCTGTTTTAAAAGAAAAAGATATTTATTATAAATTAGTACCTTTACTTACAATACAAACAAAAATTTCAATTCTTATTATATTATACTCTTACATTAAAGAACAGCCAATGTTAATAGATATTGGTATTTTTTATCTTTTGCTTTCAATTGGTGGAACCTTTGTTATATCATCTTTCATTTCCAGGAGTGATTTATGATAATAATATACCTTGGTACTTTAATAATGCTTATTGGGAATTTTTTGGCTTTTTTTCAAAAAAACATTCTTAAAAAAATCCACTATATTGGTGCCGGCGATACTTCTGGAGCTATTTTAATAATGATTGGATTACTAACAAAAAATTACGAAATATCAAAAATAATATCTACAATTTTAATTTTAATAGTAGGTCTCCCTGCTTCAAGTTATTTTATTTCCATTTCCATTATAAGAAAGGAAAAAAAGTTATGATAAGGTATATTTTTGGAATGACTGCAATCTTTGTAACAATCTTTATATTTTTCTCAAATAAAACTTTTAACTCTTTTTTATATAGAACAATTCTTAGTGTTTTAATGGTTGCAATTTATACATTATATCTTGCACCAGATGTAGCACTAGCCGAAGCAATGTTAGGTGCTCTTTTATCAACGTTTGTATATCTTTTAACATTTAAAATCCATTCGAAAATAAAAGTTGTGATCGTCGAAATACCAATACTCTGTGAAAATCACCAAAATATATCTGTTGGTTTGATCCCAGAAATACTTAATGACTTTGCAAAAAAATACAATCATAAAATTGAGTTCATTTATGAAGAATCTATTTCTAAAGTTGACAAATTACTCCTTTCTGGAGAAGTTGACATTGCAATTTCCTATGATGGTGATTTTAAAATTCTAGAAATACCTATTTACAAACACAAAGATAGAGAACTTACATACTTTGAAATAACAAAATCTTCAGACATAGATTACTCAAAAGTAAAAAAAATAAAAAATGCTTCTTTATATTTTAAATTCTCTGATAAAGATACAACACTTTTTGAAGAATTTTCTTCATTTTATAATTCCCAATACATAAATGAAAAACTAAAAAAATACAAATTAGGAGGGATTTGAATGACATACGTTCAAGAAGCTGTTAATAAGATTGTAGAACTTTGCAATATACCAAGCCCTACTGGTTACACCTATAAAGCTATAAAATACTTAATTGATGAATTTAAAAACCTTGGTTTTAAATACTACCTAACTAACAAAAACAACTTATTAGTTGACCTTGGACATGGTGATAGTAATGCAATCATGTTTACTGCTCATGTAGATACTTTAGGTGCAATGGTAAGATCTATAACAAATAAAGGGACGCTTAAAATTACAAGAATAGGTGGCTATCCTTTCAGTCACATTGAAAATGAAAATTGTACTATTTTCACAAGAGATGGTAAAGAATTTACTGGCACAATTTATAATATTCATCCATCAGTTCACGTATATGAGGATAGTGGAACAATAAAAAGAAGTGAAGAAAATATGGAAATCGTTTTAGATCAGAAAGTTCACTCAAAGGAAGACGTTATTGAACTTGGAATTATGCCAGGAGACTTTGTATCCTTTGATCCCAGAACTGTTGTAACAAAAACAGGATTTATTAAGAGTAGACATCTTGATGATAAAGCAAGTGCAGGTATATTAATAGCACTTGCAAAGTCAATACGCGATTTTGCAATTGAACCAAAGAGAAGAGTTTACATGCTTTTCACAAGTTATGAAGAAGTTGGCCATGGTGGAGCAGCAAATATTCCTGAAGATGTTACTGAGGTTATAGCTGTAGACATGGGAGCAGTTGGCAGCGATCTCGAATCAAATGTTTACTCTGCATCAATTTGTGCTAAAGATTCCAGTGGCCCATATGATTATGAAATTGTTGGAAAATTAATAAAAGCTGCAAAGTTTGCTGAAGTAAATTATACAGTTGATATTTATCCTTATTATAGTTCTGATGTTAGTGCTGCTTTAAGGGCTGGACACGATATAAAGCATGGACTTGTTGGACCTGGGATTTATGCTTCACATGGATATGAAAGAACTCATATTGAAGCTATTGAAGCTACACTAAAGCTTTTACAAAAGTATCTTGAAATTGACTAATTTAGTATATGGTATAATTGAATAGTAGAAAGTTAACTTATGGAGGTAGATAATTTGTCAGTAGAATATAATTTAACAAAAGCAGAAAGAAAATATCTTCTTATGGTTTTTTTAACTCTTAATTCAATGGGATGGACTAGATTAAAAAAAATTGCTGACTATGCTGGTGTAAAAATGCCATCTGCAAAACAGGCATTAGATTCCCTAGCTGAAAAAGGACTGATTTATTATGAGAAAAGAGGAGCTATTACTCTAACTGATGAAGGAAAAAAAATTGCAATTATAGAAAATAAAAACATAAGAGCTGTTCAAAAATTCTTAGTTGAAATTTTAGGAATAGACCCAGAAAAAGCATGGGATTCATGCTTAAAAATTTATTTTGATATGGATGAGGAAGCTGCTTCAAAATTTTTACTATTTGCAAAATTTATGAATGAATGTCCACAAGAAAAACCATTTTTTATTAAACACTTTAAAGAATATTTAAGCAAAGGAAAAATAACCGATAATTGTCCATTTCTTAATAAGGAAGGTGAATAAATTGGAAAAAGAATTAGATGTTTTATTAAAAATTGATAAAGAAGATGTTCATCTTTTAAGCTATATTTTAGAATCAGAAGACAATTTAGCAAATATTAGAAAATATGAAAACCAAATATTACGTATAATAACCACCTCTTCACTTTTAGATGAAGTTATGAAAATTTTAAATAGTTTAAAAGAAAAGATCAAGTTTGAAATTATCGAAATAAAGGAAAATTCTGGAAGTGCAGGATAAATGACTTTTAAAAAGTATGTTATTTTTTTCCTGATTATTTTTTCTATAGTAATTTTTCCTGAAATTAATAAAACATTATATTTCAATTTTAATAATAAAATAATAGTTAAAAACTATGATGAAAGCTTCAACTTTTCATTGAATGAATCAACTATTGTAGCAATATATGGAGATTCAAGATGGGGAGATAAGATTCACTCCGAAATTGTATCTCAAATTCTAAAATTCAATCCACACGTTGTTATCCATTTAGGCGATATGGTAAACAAAGGTGATAATATAAATGACTGGGAAAAATTTTTTGAAATAACTTATGATTTAAGAAAACGTTCATACTTTCAAGTAGTAAAGGGCAATCACGAAAATCCAAGTGATTATTTTGATAAAATTTTTGGAGTTAAAAACTATTATTCAGATTTTTTTGGATACAGATTTATATTTTTAGATGCTGAATCTGGAATAAACAAATGTATAGAATTTATTAAAAACTATGCCAACGAAAAGTCTATAGTATTCCTTCATTATCCCATCTTTACGGTTGGCCCACATTTTAAAGATTCCATTGTAAAAAAATTAAAAATTTTACACGAAATATTTTTAAACAAAAATGTTAAACTGGTAATTTCTGCCCATGAACATAATTATCAGCACTTTGTTTTTAATAATTTTCATTATATAATTACTGGTGGGGGTGGAGCTGCCACCTACAATAAAGTACTTAACAATAAAAATTTAACCTTTTTTTCAAAAGTTCACAATTTTGTTATTCTTGAATTTAATAACAAATTTGTTACTGTAAAATCATATAAGTACAATGGTGAACTATTGGAGGAATTTAATGTTCAATACTGAATTAATAATTGAAGAAATTTCTAAAAGTGATATTTTTAACCTTTATGAATATAGAAAAAACATATTGTCAGAAACACCATTTTTAGTAACCACCTTAGATGATTTAATGGATTTTAATTCATTTAAAAATTATATTCATTTTTACATTGAAAATGATTTACGAAATATATTTGTAGCAAAAAAAGATAATACTATAATTGGTGAAATTACAATTTTAATTCACGATAAAAAAAGAATGAGACATGTTGCAGAATTTGGTATTTCTGTTTTGAAAGAATATCGCGGTAAGGGCATTGGAAGAAAATTAATACAAACAGCAGAAAAATGGGCTTTTGATAAAAATGTAAAAAGAATTCAAATAGAAGTTATGGAAAATAATAATGTTGCTTTAAATCTTTATCTTTCGCTAGGATATAAAATAGAAGGTAGAAAGAAAATGGCAGTTCGTTTTGGTAATTCGTTTGTTGATCTAATTATAATGGCAAAGTTGAGGGATTTTAAATGAAAAAACTTGTATCAATACTTCTCACAACATTTTTTTTATTATTTCCACAACTTTTATTTAAAATTGACTATTTCAACTCTCTTAAAGAACTTAATTTTTCAAAGCAAATTGTTGAAAATGAATTTAAAAGTTATAATCAACTGGTTAAAGAATATATTTCAGTTAAAAAACCAGATGGATATGTTGTTGATAATAAAATTTATTTTGAAGGTTCTTTGTATGAGTACAATAATATTAAAGAAGGATTTAACATCCTTACTTTGAATAATAAAGAGGAGCTTTTTTATATAACTAAAAATAATTTATACAATGTTCCTGGAATAAATTCAACTTTTCTATTCTATATCTCAACAAATGAAAAAATTATGAATGAAGGATTTGAATTTAAAAATTTGCAAGAAGTATTCCCGGACATTGATAATAATGTAACTTACTTTAATGGAAAAAAAGTGTTATTCAAAAAAATTAAATTATCAGATGACTGTTATTCAATTGTTTACGTCTT
Above is a genomic segment from Thermosipho africanus Ob7 containing:
- a CDS encoding NAD(P)H-dependent glycerol-3-phosphate dehydrogenase, which produces MKFGILGAGSWGCAFANLLVESGHDVLVWARRKEVVDEINNYSKNSYLPNVKLNFKATNDLNEIIEFSEFLVIAIPVQFIRDVIKNIKVWNIKGILNLSKGIEIKTLKRVSEIIEEFTNTPYSILSGPSHAEEVANKIPTAVTVSGSNAKLFQSLISNDYFRVYTSEDIVGVEIAGALKNVMAIAAGILDGLGGWDNSKAALMTRALHEMIKFGKIFGADEKTFFGLPGVGDLMVTCNSRHSRNRMFGELIAKGTTLNELIKNNKMIAEGIYTVKAVVEIAKKKNIEMPIANEVYEILYNNKNPKSSMVELMRRPLKKEWLI
- a CDS encoding monovalent cation/H+ antiporter complex subunit F, with the translated sequence MIYIILASIIFSIISVLKEKDIYYKLVPLLTIQTKISILIILYSYIKEQPMLIDIGIFYLLLSIGGTFVISSFISRSDL
- a CDS encoding monovalent cation/H(+) antiporter subunit G, yielding MIIIYLGTLIMLIGNFLAFFQKNILKKIHYIGAGDTSGAILIMIGLLTKNYEISKIISTILILIVGLPASSYFISISIIRKEKKL
- a CDS encoding hydrogenase subunit MbhD domain-containing protein yields the protein MIRYIFGMTAIFVTIFIFFSNKTFNSFLYRTILSVLMVAIYTLYLAPDVALAEAMLGALLSTFVYLLTFKIHSKIKVVIVEIPILCENHQNISVGLIPEILNDFAKKYNHKIEFIYEESISKVDKLLLSGEVDIAISYDGDFKILEIPIYKHKDRELTYFEITKSSDIDYSKVKKIKNASLYFKFSDKDTTLFEEFSSFYNSQYINEKLKKYKLGGI
- a CDS encoding M42 family metallopeptidase, coding for MTYVQEAVNKIVELCNIPSPTGYTYKAIKYLIDEFKNLGFKYYLTNKNNLLVDLGHGDSNAIMFTAHVDTLGAMVRSITNKGTLKITRIGGYPFSHIENENCTIFTRDGKEFTGTIYNIHPSVHVYEDSGTIKRSEENMEIVLDQKVHSKEDVIELGIMPGDFVSFDPRTVVTKTGFIKSRHLDDKASAGILIALAKSIRDFAIEPKRRVYMLFTSYEEVGHGGAANIPEDVTEVIAVDMGAVGSDLESNVYSASICAKDSSGPYDYEIVGKLIKAAKFAEVNYTVDIYPYYSSDVSAALRAGHDIKHGLVGPGIYASHGYERTHIEAIEATLKLLQKYLEID
- a CDS encoding metal-dependent transcriptional regulator, whose amino-acid sequence is MSVEYNLTKAERKYLLMVFLTLNSMGWTRLKKIADYAGVKMPSAKQALDSLAEKGLIYYEKRGAITLTDEGKKIAIIENKNIRAVQKFLVEILGIDPEKAWDSCLKIYFDMDEEAASKFLLFAKFMNECPQEKPFFIKHFKEYLSKGKITDNCPFLNKEGE
- a CDS encoding DUF4911 domain-containing protein, with translation MNKLEKELDVLLKIDKEDVHLLSYILESEDNLANIRKYENQILRIITTSSLLDEVMKILNSLKEKIKFEIIEIKENSGSAG
- a CDS encoding metallophosphoesterase family protein produces the protein MTFKKYVIFFLIIFSIVIFPEINKTLYFNFNNKIIVKNYDESFNFSLNESTIVAIYGDSRWGDKIHSEIVSQILKFNPHVVIHLGDMVNKGDNINDWEKFFEITYDLRKRSYFQVVKGNHENPSDYFDKIFGVKNYYSDFFGYRFIFLDAESGINKCIEFIKNYANEKSIVFLHYPIFTVGPHFKDSIVKKLKILHEIFLNKNVKLVISAHEHNYQHFVFNNFHYIITGGGGAATYNKVLNNKNLTFFSKVHNFVILEFNNKFVTVKSYKYNGELLEEFNVQY
- a CDS encoding GNAT family N-acetyltransferase, with product MFNTELIIEEISKSDIFNLYEYRKNILSETPFLVTTLDDLMDFNSFKNYIHFYIENDLRNIFVAKKDNTIIGEITILIHDKKRMRHVAEFGISVLKEYRGKGIGRKLIQTAEKWAFDKNVKRIQIEVMENNNVALNLYLSLGYKIEGRKKMAVRFGNSFVDLIIMAKLRDFK